In Trichoderma asperellum chromosome 1, complete sequence, a single window of DNA contains:
- a CDS encoding uncharacterized protein (EggNog:ENOG41~TransMembrane:4 (o6-27i34-52o64-84i91-112o)) has protein sequence MELSDIFRIVNLVVAGVTVLGGVFHIFPIGLQNLIIGIYMIVFGLAIALLEFQVPPQVSRYANFLFSFIGRGVFYILIGGLLLGDKLISNIAGGIVGIAGIGYIGLEFVPLIEPPSSMREADAGWGAEQV, from the exons ATGGAACTCTCCGATATCTT CCGCATTGTTAACTTGGTTGTGGCGGGTGTCACGGTTCTTGGTGGTGTTTTCCACATCTTCCCTATTGGACT CCAGAACCTCATCATCGGCATTTACATGATTGTCTTTGGGCTTGCTATCGCTCTACTAG AATTCCAAGTCCCTCCCCAAGTTTCGAGATACGCCAACTTCTTATTCTCCTTCATCGGTCGTGGTGTTT TCTACATCCTCATCGGAGGCCTTCTCCTTGGCGACAAGCTCATTAGCAACATTGCTGGTGGCATCGTCGGTATTGCCGGAATTGGCTACATTGGCCTCGAGTTTGTCCCCCTGATTGAGCCCCCGAGCAGCATGCGAGAGGCCGATGCTGGCTGGGGCGCCGAGCAAGTCTAA